In a genomic window of Leifsonia xyli subsp. cynodontis DSM 46306:
- a CDS encoding helix-turn-helix domain-containing protein, with the protein MFIFDHDLASYLDRAIAAELTAELTDAGLNAVDLVKTTGLKKDTVYRILNSRRSCTMVEFMTICSAIPADPYELIEAVVVRARRIRRAVIERAHDIDQGIVEHLG; encoded by the coding sequence ATGTTTATCTTCGATCACGACTTGGCGTCGTATCTTGATCGCGCTATCGCGGCCGAGTTGACCGCCGAGCTGACGGACGCCGGCCTGAATGCCGTTGATCTGGTCAAGACCACCGGCTTGAAGAAAGACACCGTGTATCGCATCCTGAACTCGCGGCGTTCATGCACCATGGTTGAGTTCATGACGATTTGCTCGGCAATTCCGGCTGATCCGTATGAGCTCATCGAAGCGGTTGTAGTCCGCGCTCGGCGCATACGACGAGCAGTCATTGAACGGGCGCACGACATCGACCAAGGAATCGTGGAGCATCTCGGATGA
- a CDS encoding tyrosine-type recombinase/integrase, translating to MNIVSDVWAQAIREYLVAQVAAGAPPTTCATRRQHLEHLARRVDVGPWSVTGADLVAYAGAQVWKPETRRGRRSTFRSFYGWAVAVGHVEASPAVVLPRVKPGQARPRPIPEHVYEDALLRSDERLRLILRLAHDAGLRRGEIAVVHSRDLFEDLHGWSLRVRGKGNKERDVPLTPRLALELRTLPPGWAFPGDEGGHLSARWVGKLATGVLPDGWTLHTLRHSFATHVYARSDLAVTQDLLGHASPATTRVYVQVADGRLRSAVLAAAAG from the coding sequence ATGAATATTGTTTCTGATGTGTGGGCGCAGGCGATTCGGGAGTACCTGGTGGCACAGGTCGCGGCGGGGGCACCACCGACGACGTGCGCGACGAGGCGGCAGCATTTGGAGCACTTGGCCCGGCGCGTGGATGTCGGGCCGTGGTCTGTTACTGGGGCTGATTTGGTCGCGTATGCGGGGGCGCAGGTGTGGAAGCCGGAGACGCGGCGGGGACGGCGGTCCACGTTCCGGTCGTTCTACGGGTGGGCGGTCGCGGTTGGGCATGTCGAGGCGTCACCTGCGGTGGTGTTGCCGAGGGTGAAACCGGGTCAGGCGCGGCCGCGACCGATCCCGGAGCATGTTTATGAGGATGCCCTGCTGCGCTCTGATGAGCGTTTGCGTCTGATTCTGCGTTTGGCGCACGATGCGGGTTTGCGGCGTGGGGAGATCGCGGTGGTGCATTCCCGCGACCTGTTCGAGGACCTGCATGGCTGGTCGCTGCGCGTCCGCGGCAAGGGAAACAAGGAACGGGATGTGCCGTTGACACCGCGCCTGGCGTTGGAGCTGCGAACCCTGCCGCCGGGGTGGGCGTTCCCCGGGGACGAGGGTGGGCATCTCTCTGCCCGGTGGGTGGGGAAGCTCGCCACCGGTGTTCTGCCGGATGGGTGGACGTTGCACACGTTGCGGCACTCGTTCGCCACCCACGTGTATGCCAGGTCTGATCTTGCGGTCACCCAGGATCTTCTGGGGCATGCATCCCCGGCTACGACCCGCGTCTACGTGCAAGTGGCGGATGGGCGTTTACGTTCCGCTGTCCTCGCCGCTGCTGCTGGTTGA
- a CDS encoding phage holin: MNNLIPNPATRAWIYRILIATAATAVSYNLITPNQSNLWLTLIAAILGLSNTLALTNTPTTGKHSTSSSGEDSGT; this comes from the coding sequence ATGAACAACCTCATCCCCAACCCGGCCACCCGCGCCTGGATCTACCGCATCCTCATCGCCACCGCCGCCACCGCCGTCAGCTACAACCTCATCACCCCCAACCAAAGCAACCTCTGGCTCACCCTCATAGCCGCCATCCTCGGCCTCTCCAACACCCTCGCCCTCACCAACACACCCACCACCGGGAAACACTCAACCAGCAGCAGCGGCGAGGACAGCGGAACGTAA
- a CDS encoding NlpC/P60 family protein, with product MTALRTPTQAIAYALAQQRWPHGMCLGFVWSSYAPDTTITSDLTAYGYPPPITRAIDGWNGSPLKHPGDRNPDIGAPVYYTAARSGATAGDGHVALYIGDGMIRTTDAGGYGINATVPLDWPEHNWGRRYLGWTADILGWPIITPTPPIPGEENMPSAVIIKNNDTIDKSLYLVPDDGDLIVLTSMDEVNALIMSGAVRPGPNGQPFITAPDGLLIQMRQQIAARKREQRENGQQNA from the coding sequence ATGACCGCCCTCCGAACCCCCACCCAAGCCATCGCCTACGCCCTCGCCCAGCAGCGGTGGCCACACGGCATGTGCCTGGGCTTCGTCTGGTCCTCCTACGCCCCCGACACCACCATCACCTCTGATCTCACCGCCTACGGCTACCCGCCCCCGATCACCCGCGCCATCGACGGGTGGAACGGGTCGCCGCTGAAACATCCCGGCGACCGCAACCCCGACATCGGTGCGCCCGTCTACTACACCGCCGCGCGCTCTGGAGCCACGGCCGGTGACGGGCACGTCGCCCTCTACATCGGGGACGGCATGATCCGCACCACCGATGCAGGCGGCTATGGCATCAACGCCACCGTCCCATTGGACTGGCCCGAACACAACTGGGGACGCCGCTACCTCGGCTGGACCGCAGACATCCTCGGCTGGCCCATCATCACCCCAACCCCACCCATCCCAGGAGAAGAGAACATGCCCTCCGCCGTCATCATCAAGAACAACGACACCATCGACAAATCCCTCTACCTCGTCCCCGACGACGGCGACCTCATCGTCCTCACCAGCATGGACGAGGTCAATGCGCTCATCATGTCCGGAGCCGTCCGTCCCGGTCCGAACGGCCAACCCTTCATCACCGCCCCCGACGGACTTCTCATCCAAATGCGGCAACAAATCGCCGCCCGCAAACGCGAACAGAGAGAGAACGGGCAACAGAATGCCTGA
- a CDS encoding HK97 family phage prohead protease: protein MTNPPHPSQSHTPEPLQASLTVTVTASSPAARTITGRIVSYGETGHASTGPTQFAAGSLAVPTDLSAVKLLIQHDTYAAAVGYMTDFQDGVDHADATFTVHPGHDGDTALVQAKNGSRDGLSVGAMITDYAYAADGDTLLVSAATLREVSLVTLPAYPDARVTTVTAAQTPTQENNMNPTPAVPQTVPQAATPAQPAPRERENTPYRRPDRAGGAGGAGCAFDRWGPVPGSGVGGVRGRVPAGHAPAAVDGGVE from the coding sequence ATGACCAATCCACCCCACCCGAGTCAGTCCCACACCCCTGAACCTCTTCAGGCGTCCCTCACCGTGACGGTGACCGCTTCCTCGCCCGCCGCCCGCACCATCACCGGCCGGATCGTCTCCTACGGTGAGACCGGTCACGCCTCCACCGGGCCGACCCAGTTCGCCGCGGGGTCCCTTGCCGTGCCCACCGACCTGTCCGCGGTGAAACTGCTGATCCAACACGACACATACGCTGCCGCGGTCGGCTACATGACCGACTTCCAGGACGGCGTCGACCATGCCGACGCGACGTTCACCGTGCATCCCGGTCATGACGGTGACACCGCTCTCGTCCAGGCGAAGAACGGTTCCCGGGACGGCCTGTCGGTCGGGGCGATGATCACCGACTACGCCTACGCCGCCGACGGGGACACCCTCCTGGTGTCCGCCGCCACCCTCCGAGAGGTCTCCCTCGTCACCCTGCCCGCCTACCCGGACGCCCGCGTGACCACCGTCACCGCCGCCCAAACCCCCACCCAGGAGAACAACATGAACCCCACACCAGCCGTCCCACAAACCGTCCCACAGGCCGCCACCCCGGCCCAGCCCGCCCCGCGCGAACGGGAGAACACCCCCTACCGCCGCCCCGACCGCGCAGGCGGTGCAGGCGGCGCAGGTTGTGCCTTCGACCGGTGGGGACCTGTCCCTGGCTCGGGTGTCGGCGGCGTTCGCGGACGGGTACCGGCGGGGCACGCCCCCGCAGCTGTTGACGGCGGCGTTGAATGA
- a CDS encoding phage portal protein, giving the protein MDSRRCPHEGILHTAAQDIRDAIALKRATTRAYRNPVPSIHLHQTGGPPMPQEQIDALIARWVAARTGENGGVGFTNATVNATTMGQAPEQLMIAAHTQSALDVARACNLPAWAVDVSVEGNGMNYTTVPARSRELLDYTLQPYVDAITSRLTLPDVLPQGQECTAVTAALIAGDFNARMQGYQSAIAAGIYTPDECRLIEAGQSVPLRGDTPQENPDTPKEDPTP; this is encoded by the coding sequence GTGGATTCGCGTCGATGCCCCCACGAGGGCATCCTGCACACTGCGGCGCAGGACATTCGGGACGCGATTGCGTTGAAGCGGGCCACGACGCGCGCCTACCGCAACCCGGTGCCCTCGATCCATTTGCACCAAACCGGTGGACCCCCGATGCCGCAGGAGCAGATCGACGCCCTGATCGCCCGGTGGGTCGCCGCCCGCACGGGCGAGAACGGTGGTGTCGGTTTCACCAACGCCACCGTGAACGCGACCACGATGGGGCAGGCCCCGGAGCAGTTGATGATCGCCGCGCACACCCAGTCCGCCCTGGACGTGGCGCGCGCCTGCAACCTGCCCGCCTGGGCGGTGGACGTGTCCGTGGAAGGCAACGGCATGAACTACACCACCGTGCCCGCCCGATCCCGCGAACTCCTGGACTACACCCTGCAACCCTACGTGGACGCGATCACCTCCCGCCTCACCCTGCCGGACGTGCTCCCGCAGGGACAGGAATGCACGGCGGTCACCGCAGCCCTGATCGCCGGTGACTTCAACGCGCGCATGCAGGGCTACCAGTCCGCCATAGCCGCGGGAATCTACACCCCCGACGAGTGCCGCCTCATCGAGGCCGGACAGAGTGTTCCGCTGCGCGGCGACACCCCGCAGGAGAACCCCGACACGCCGAAGGAAGACCCCACCCCATGA
- a CDS encoding HNH endonuclease has translation MVSGLGRGPGVVAEPGVSQPGWGGRRAQQFVALTLATYGDTCWLCGLPGADTADHVVPRSKGGAVYDVLNLAPAHRRCNEARGNRAVTGEEIVEDGRDFFTVE, from the coding sequence GTGGTGAGTGGGCTGGGTCGTGGTCCGGGTGTGGTGGCGGAGCCGGGGGTTTCGCAGCCGGGGTGGGGTGGGCGTCGTGCGCAGCAGTTCGTGGCGTTGACGCTTGCCACGTATGGGGACACGTGTTGGTTGTGTGGTCTCCCGGGTGCGGATACGGCCGATCACGTGGTGCCCCGCTCGAAGGGGGGTGCCGTGTACGACGTGTTGAATCTTGCCCCGGCGCACAGGCGGTGTAACGAGGCGCGGGGGAATCGTGCGGTGACGGGGGAGGAGATCGTTGAGGACGGGCGGGATTTTTTTACTGTCGAGTAG
- a CDS encoding GNAT family N-acetyltransferase encodes MVTEFSNQKDAGRYEMRVDVELAGFVDYRVLDGEISLTRTFTVPTFRGKGLAAKLVEYAVDDIARSGELRVAPICPYIAKWFDAHPEHSGLLRR; translated from the coding sequence ATGGTCACCGAGTTCAGCAACCAGAAGGACGCCGGGCGGTACGAGATGCGGGTCGACGTGGAGTTGGCCGGCTTCGTGGACTATCGCGTGCTGGACGGTGAGATCTCGCTCACGCGCACGTTCACCGTCCCGACGTTCCGCGGGAAGGGCCTCGCGGCGAAGCTGGTCGAGTACGCCGTGGACGACATCGCCAGGAGCGGAGAGCTGCGGGTGGCGCCGATCTGCCCGTACATCGCCAAGTGGTTCGATGCGCATCCCGAACACTCGGGGCTGCTGCGGCGTTAG
- a CDS encoding alcohol dehydrogenase catalytic domain-containing protein, producing the protein MRAPRGNEVIVRVTHAAIGATDVTAVQGRYVLQPFTRLVPGYDFIGVLETESAMSAALGLRKGRRVAGVLPGMGAQATRLVVTPKTLVAVPESLGSAVAATLARSRCRGRARPRRE; encoded by the coding sequence GTGCGCGCCCCCCGGGGCAACGAGGTCATCGTACGGGTCACCCACGCGGCGATCGGGGCCACGGATGTGACGGCTGTCCAGGGCCGATACGTCCTCCAGCCGTTCACCAGGCTGGTGCCGGGGTACGACTTCATCGGAGTGCTCGAAACGGAATCGGCGATGTCGGCCGCGCTCGGGCTGCGGAAGGGCAGGCGCGTCGCCGGGGTCCTGCCGGGCATGGGCGCTCAGGCGACCCGGCTGGTGGTCACGCCGAAGACGCTGGTCGCCGTGCCCGAGAGCCTCGGTTCGGCGGTCGCCGCGACACTGGCCCGATCGCGATGCCGAGGCCGAGCGCGGCCTCGTAGAGAATGA
- a CDS encoding HAD-IA family hydrolase: MQLTAAGFLFDMDGTLVDSTPVVEAVWTEFSRANGLDPAEILGYAHGRQAIDTLARFLPQRSPAELGELLSALVAEEVARTEGIVEVPGAGALLAALIDAGAPVAVVTSAPRELAVARMAAAGVPVPPVLVAAEDVVRGKPDPQAYLLAAEKLGVPAASCLAFEDAPAGLAAAVASGARVVVVGVYESAASRGLGRLLDYAGELSVTEAGGEWSTGLVAGV; encoded by the coding sequence ATGCAGCTGACCGCGGCCGGATTCCTCTTCGACATGGACGGCACTCTCGTCGACTCCACCCCCGTCGTGGAGGCGGTGTGGACCGAGTTCAGCCGGGCGAACGGCCTCGACCCCGCCGAGATCCTAGGGTACGCGCACGGCCGCCAGGCGATCGACACCCTGGCGCGCTTCCTCCCGCAGCGTTCCCCCGCCGAGCTCGGCGAGCTCCTCTCCGCCCTTGTCGCCGAGGAGGTCGCCCGCACCGAGGGCATCGTGGAGGTGCCCGGAGCCGGGGCTCTCCTGGCCGCGCTGATCGACGCGGGCGCCCCCGTCGCCGTGGTCACCAGCGCACCGCGCGAGCTGGCCGTCGCCCGGATGGCGGCGGCGGGTGTCCCGGTCCCGCCTGTCCTGGTGGCGGCGGAGGATGTCGTGCGCGGCAAGCCCGACCCGCAGGCCTACCTGCTGGCGGCCGAGAAACTGGGCGTTCCCGCCGCATCCTGCCTCGCCTTCGAGGACGCGCCGGCCGGGCTGGCCGCCGCTGTCGCCTCCGGCGCGCGCGTGGTCGTCGTCGGCGTGTACGAGTCCGCCGCGAGCAGGGGGCTCGGACGGCTCCTCGACTACGCGGGCGAACTCTCGGTCACCGAGGCCGGAGGAGAGTGGAGCACCGGCCTCGTCGCCGGGGTCTAG
- a CDS encoding CsbD family protein has product MGLDDKIKNAAEDAGGKAKEAAGKATGDEQLEGEGKLDQVKADLKNAAEKVKDAFKH; this is encoded by the coding sequence ATGGGACTCGACGACAAAATCAAGAACGCGGCCGAGGATGCCGGAGGCAAGGCGAAAGAAGCCGCGGGCAAGGCCACCGGCGACGAGCAGCTTGAAGGGGAGGGCAAGCTCGACCAGGTGAAGGCCGACCTCAAGAACGCCGCCGAGAAAGTCAAGGACGCGTTCAAACACTGA
- the treY gene encoding malto-oligosyltrehalose synthase — protein sequence MSTDLPRNTYRLQITPEFTLRDAARTLGQLARLGVDAVYLSPLLQAEPGSAHGYDVTDPTRVDAERGGPDALRKFADSVHAHGMRVVVDIVPNHLGVATPANTAWWWDVLAGGPEAGHAGFFDIDWAFGGGRVRIPVLGEGADELDKLRVEDGELRYGEHRFPIAAGTEGGSPREVHERQHYELVSWRRADADLNYRRFFAVDTLAGVRVEDPRVFGETHREIGRWLREGLVDGLRVDHPDGLRDPGAYLERLAELAGGRPVWVEKILEGDERIPAWPISGTTGYDALGAVDRVFIDPSGEEPLTALAEEVDDREESRDWPALIHRRKRSAADGILRSEVLRVTRELTTAGATADPETLADAVAELAAAFPVYRSYLPFGLGYLTAARDAALAARPDLAEALEETTGLLSRAGSGPAERFQQTTGAIMAKGVEDSAFYRVSRLASLAEVGADPSAFALTVEAFHRLQADRLVRLPHSLTALSTHDTKRGEDTRARIAVLAELPEQWKRFLTAVRERVAIGDGSLENLLWQSIVGAWPASRERLRAYALKAAREAGASTSWADPDADAETALAGLVDAAFDDERVRHEVLAITSRVEAPGASNGLGAKLVQLTMPGIPDVYQGSERWERSLVDPDNRRPVEFDVSAGLLARLDAGWLPEVDSSGAAKVLVTSRALRLRRDRPELFAEYRPMAAEGPRAGHLLGFDRGGATTLATRLPVGLERAGGWGETTVELGDEPLRDELTGREHRGRVRVAAILSQYPVALLAVPR from the coding sequence GTGAGCACCGATCTCCCCCGGAACACCTACCGCCTCCAGATCACCCCCGAGTTCACGCTCCGGGACGCCGCCCGGACGCTCGGCCAGCTGGCGCGGCTCGGGGTGGACGCGGTCTACCTGTCGCCGCTGCTGCAAGCCGAACCGGGCTCCGCTCACGGCTACGACGTGACCGATCCGACCCGGGTGGACGCGGAACGCGGCGGTCCGGACGCGCTCCGCAAGTTCGCAGACAGCGTACACGCGCACGGGATGCGCGTGGTCGTGGACATCGTCCCCAACCACCTCGGCGTAGCGACGCCGGCGAACACAGCCTGGTGGTGGGACGTCCTGGCGGGCGGGCCGGAAGCCGGGCACGCGGGCTTCTTCGACATCGATTGGGCGTTCGGCGGTGGGCGCGTGCGCATCCCGGTGCTGGGCGAAGGCGCGGACGAGCTGGACAAGCTGAGGGTGGAAGACGGCGAACTGCGGTACGGGGAGCACCGCTTCCCGATCGCGGCCGGAACGGAAGGCGGTTCGCCGCGCGAGGTACACGAACGGCAGCACTACGAACTCGTCTCGTGGCGACGGGCGGACGCGGACCTGAACTACCGGCGCTTCTTCGCGGTGGACACGCTCGCCGGTGTACGCGTGGAGGACCCGCGCGTGTTCGGGGAGACGCACCGTGAGATCGGCCGGTGGCTGCGCGAGGGCCTGGTGGACGGGCTGCGCGTCGACCACCCCGACGGGCTGCGCGACCCCGGCGCGTACCTGGAGCGGCTGGCGGAACTCGCCGGCGGGAGGCCGGTCTGGGTCGAGAAGATCCTGGAGGGCGACGAGCGCATTCCGGCCTGGCCGATCAGCGGGACCACCGGGTACGACGCGCTCGGGGCGGTCGACCGGGTGTTCATCGACCCGTCCGGCGAGGAGCCGCTGACCGCGCTCGCGGAGGAGGTGGACGACCGGGAGGAGAGCCGCGACTGGCCCGCGCTCATCCACCGCCGCAAGCGGTCCGCGGCCGACGGCATCCTGCGTTCAGAGGTACTGCGGGTGACGCGCGAGCTCACGACGGCCGGTGCGACGGCCGATCCCGAGACGCTGGCGGATGCGGTGGCCGAACTGGCCGCGGCCTTCCCCGTCTACCGCAGCTACCTGCCGTTCGGGCTCGGCTATCTGACAGCGGCGCGGGATGCGGCGCTCGCCGCCCGACCGGACCTCGCTGAGGCGCTGGAGGAAACGACTGGGCTCCTGAGCCGCGCCGGCTCCGGCCCGGCCGAGCGCTTCCAGCAGACGACCGGGGCGATCATGGCGAAAGGTGTCGAGGACAGCGCGTTCTACCGGGTCTCCCGGCTGGCCTCGCTCGCCGAGGTCGGCGCCGACCCCTCCGCGTTCGCGCTGACCGTGGAGGCGTTCCACCGCCTCCAGGCCGACCGGCTCGTGCGCCTCCCGCACTCGCTGACGGCGCTGAGCACGCACGACACCAAGCGCGGCGAGGACACCCGCGCGCGCATCGCGGTGCTCGCGGAGCTGCCGGAGCAGTGGAAGCGGTTCCTGACCGCGGTCCGCGAGCGGGTCGCGATCGGCGACGGCTCGCTGGAGAACCTGCTGTGGCAGTCGATCGTCGGCGCGTGGCCAGCCTCCCGGGAGCGGCTGCGCGCCTACGCGCTGAAAGCAGCGCGCGAAGCGGGAGCGAGCACGTCTTGGGCCGATCCGGACGCGGACGCCGAGACGGCGCTCGCCGGGCTGGTGGATGCCGCGTTCGACGACGAGCGGGTCCGCCACGAGGTGCTCGCGATAACCTCCCGGGTGGAGGCGCCGGGAGCGAGCAACGGACTCGGAGCGAAGCTCGTGCAGCTGACGATGCCGGGCATCCCGGACGTCTACCAAGGCTCGGAGCGCTGGGAACGCTCGCTGGTCGATCCGGACAATCGCCGGCCGGTCGAGTTCGACGTCTCCGCCGGGCTGCTCGCACGCCTGGACGCGGGCTGGCTGCCGGAGGTCGACTCCTCGGGGGCGGCGAAGGTGCTGGTCACCTCGCGCGCGCTGCGGCTGCGCCGCGACCGGCCCGAGCTGTTCGCGGAATACCGGCCGATGGCCGCCGAGGGGCCGCGAGCAGGCCACCTGCTCGGGTTCGACCGCGGCGGCGCGACGACCCTGGCGACGCGCCTCCCGGTCGGTCTCGAGCGCGCCGGCGGCTGGGGGGAGACGACCGTCGAGCTCGGAGACGAGCCACTGCGCGACGAACTGACCGGCCGCGAGCATCGCGGCCGGGTCAGAGTCGCGGCGATCCTGTCGCAGTATCCGGTCGCTCTGCTGGCGGTGCCGCGATGA
- the treZ gene encoding malto-oligosyltrehalose trehalohydrolase, giving the protein MSDRRFPVWAPRANDVAVVAPALGTFALTAAPDGWWRLPEPLDAGPEPLDYGFVVDGSGPHPDPRSRRQPNGVHALGREFDPAPVEPWPGREATGAVLYELHLGTFTPEGTLDAAAERLDHLAGLGVEAVELLPVNAYNGPYGWGYDGVLWYAVHEPYGGPEAYQRFVAACHRRGIAVIQDVVYNHLGPSGNALPVFGPYLSEGRTTWGASVNLDGALSDEVRRHILDNAAYWLRDLGVDGLRLDAVHALQDSRAEHILEALARQTEQLREETGRPLTLIAESDLNDPRLIRSRARHGYGLDAQWNDDAHHSIHANLTGETFGYYVDFGSPDALVKVFERGFFHDGTYSAFRERHHGRPLEADQPHSQLVAFSQDHDQIGNRAAGDRLSATLDDGRLAVAAALTLLGPFTPMLFMGEEWAAGTPWPFFASHPEPDLAEATRSGRIAEFARMGWDPAAVADPMDPATFHAAKLDWSERDSERGARMLDWYRTLTRLRRTMPTDARAREVRFADGVFSFVRERTRVTVGLSGGGLPHPDGTEAVLASFGDAVLVTRVSAHSA; this is encoded by the coding sequence ATGAGCGACCGCCGGTTCCCCGTGTGGGCGCCGAGGGCGAACGACGTGGCGGTCGTGGCGCCGGCGCTCGGGACGTTCGCGCTCACCGCCGCCCCCGACGGCTGGTGGCGGCTGCCGGAGCCGCTCGACGCGGGTCCCGAACCGCTCGACTACGGATTCGTCGTGGACGGGAGCGGCCCGCATCCCGACCCGCGCTCCCGGCGCCAGCCGAACGGAGTACACGCGCTCGGCCGCGAGTTCGACCCCGCCCCGGTCGAGCCCTGGCCCGGACGCGAGGCGACCGGCGCCGTCCTCTACGAGCTCCACCTCGGGACTTTCACACCCGAGGGTACTCTGGACGCGGCCGCCGAACGGCTCGACCACCTCGCCGGCCTCGGCGTGGAAGCGGTCGAGCTCCTCCCGGTCAATGCCTACAACGGGCCGTACGGCTGGGGCTATGACGGTGTGCTCTGGTACGCGGTCCACGAGCCGTACGGCGGACCGGAGGCGTACCAGCGCTTCGTCGCAGCCTGCCACCGCCGCGGGATCGCAGTGATCCAGGATGTCGTCTACAACCATCTGGGCCCGAGCGGCAACGCCCTGCCCGTCTTCGGCCCCTACCTCAGCGAGGGCCGCACCACCTGGGGAGCATCGGTCAACCTCGACGGAGCGCTCTCCGACGAGGTCCGGCGTCACATCCTGGACAACGCGGCCTACTGGCTGCGCGACCTGGGCGTGGACGGGTTGCGGCTGGACGCGGTGCATGCCCTCCAGGACTCCCGCGCCGAGCACATCCTGGAAGCGCTCGCCCGGCAGACCGAACAGTTGCGCGAGGAGACCGGCCGCCCGCTGACGCTCATCGCCGAGAGCGACCTCAACGACCCGCGGCTGATCCGCTCGCGGGCCCGGCACGGATACGGGCTCGACGCGCAGTGGAACGACGATGCGCACCACAGCATCCACGCGAACCTCACCGGCGAGACCTTCGGCTACTACGTCGATTTCGGGTCACCGGACGCGCTGGTGAAGGTCTTCGAACGCGGGTTCTTCCACGACGGGACGTACTCGGCCTTCCGCGAGCGCCACCACGGCCGGCCGCTGGAGGCCGATCAGCCGCACTCGCAGCTGGTCGCCTTCAGCCAGGACCACGACCAGATCGGCAACCGCGCTGCGGGCGACCGGCTCAGCGCGACCCTCGACGACGGACGGCTCGCCGTCGCGGCGGCGCTGACGCTGCTCGGCCCGTTCACGCCGATGCTGTTCATGGGCGAGGAATGGGCGGCCGGGACACCGTGGCCATTCTTCGCCTCGCATCCGGAGCCGGACCTCGCGGAGGCGACCCGCAGCGGACGGATCGCCGAGTTCGCCCGGATGGGCTGGGACCCGGCCGCAGTGGCCGACCCAATGGACCCGGCGACCTTCCACGCGGCGAAGCTCGACTGGAGCGAGCGCGACAGCGAGCGCGGAGCCCGGATGCTGGACTGGTATCGCACTCTGACGCGGCTGCGGCGGACGATGCCGACGGACGCGAGAGCGCGGGAGGTGCGGTTCGCGGACGGCGTGTTCTCCTTCGTGCGCGAGAGGACGCGGGTGACCGTCGGCCTCAGCGGGGGCGGTCTCCCGCACCCGGACGGGACGGAGGCCGTGCTGGCGAGCTTCGGGGACGCGGTGCTGGTGACGCGCGTCTCCGCCCATTCGGCATAG